A DNA window from Phoenix dactylifera cultivar Barhee BC4 chromosome 13, palm_55x_up_171113_PBpolish2nd_filt_p, whole genome shotgun sequence contains the following coding sequences:
- the LOC103709690 gene encoding zinc finger CCCH domain-containing protein 53-like isoform X4 produces the protein MDAYEATRIVFSRIQNLDPENAAKIMGLLLIQDHGEKEMIRLAFGPEALVHSVVLKARKDLGLLPSSTATAASPCSFLLARQNSSSRLGLAPLSPLSISSPSSWAPPPVFSRINSNGSALNGSADDVVQNPTDELVSPSNPAAASPFYAGADLIDEFQLHDQLSFLNDVHASSHIPIGPKSVPAGGDLFYPDVDRSPSGDGNGMLFPYGVGWGANGHHRRICSVTDLCFGADPAGAGFGWKPCLYFARGYCKNGSACRFLHGLPDDAATAAAAMAGGNKMDAVVEQQCQELLLRSKSQRLGGASQLTASAFPYSPTGSVPPSPSSSKCLNFFLQQQQSESQRAAAAAALMLGGDESHKFMGRSRMERSDFSGMVNPGSRQIYLTFPADSTFREEDVSNYFSIYGPVQDVRIPYQQKRMFGFVTFVYPETVKLILAKGNPHFVCDARVLVKPYKEKGKVPDKKQQQQAERGDFSGCTTPTGLDSRDPYDLQQLVDWRAGARMLYSGNSTPELLLRRKLEVQQQEAELQQAIELQHRRFMGLQLLDLKTRSLSSSMATSTISTPPTIAIPSLDSRSNGGSQEDSPSEDSKSSSTTPGAAPGLKRNSSSHGLLRQTPVDPAHKEESSGEANPKDDGDFQESAEHNLPDSPFASPTRSSFTLDSAVGEADIAAASAAATASCNGTNGSSNSHLMTSTLLPTTSTLDMTSFKSCFFQMPRFSSGRGAIGM, from the exons ATGGACGCCTACGAGGCGACGAGGATCGTGTTCTCGAGGATTCAGAACCTGGACCCGGAGAACGCTGCCAAGATCATGGGGCTTCTTTTGATCCAGGACCACGGCGAGAAGGAGATGATCCGCCTCGCCTTCGGCCCCGAGGCCCTCGTCCACTCGGTCGTCCTCAAGGCCCGCAAGGACCTcggcctcctcccctcctcCACCGCCACCGCCGCCTCCCCGTGCTCCTTCCTCCTCGCCCGCCAGAACTCCTCCTCCCGCCTCGGCCTCGCTCCTCTGTCGCCGCTCTCGatatcctccccctcctcctgggCTCCGCCCCCCGTCTTCTCCCGGATCAACAGCAACGGCAGCGCTCTCAACGGCTCCGCGGACGACGTCGTCCAGAACCCCACAGACGAGCTCGTGAGCCCAAGCAATCCGGCTGCCGCCTCCCCGTTCTACGCCGGGGCTGACCTCATCGACGAGTTCCAGCTCCACGACCAGCTCTCCTTCCTCAACGACGTCCACGCCTCCTCCCACATCCCCATCGGGCCCAAGTCCGTCCCCGCCGGCGGCGACCTCTTCTACCCGGACGTCGACCGGAGCCCGAGCGGCGACGGGAACGGGATGCTCTTCCCCTATGGCGTTGGCTGGGGAGCCAACGGCCATCACCGCCGGATCTGCTCCGTCACCGACCTCTGCTTCGGCGCCGACCCCGCTGGCGCCGGTTTCGGGTGGAAGCCCTGCCTCTACTTCGCACGGGGCTACTGCAAGAACGGCAGCGCCTGCCGGTTCCTCCACGGCCTTCCCGACGACGCCgccacggcggcggcggcgatggcTGGAGGTAATAAAATGGACGCCGTGGTCGAACAGCAGTGCCAGGAGCTGCTGCTGAGGTCAAAGAGCCAGAGACTGGGCGGCGCCTCCCAGCTCACGGCCTCCGCCTTTCCCTACTCCCCCACCGGCTCCGTCCCGCCGTCTCCCTCGTCGAGCAAATGCCTCAACTTCTTCTTACAGCAGCAGCAGAGTGAGAGCCAAAG GGCGGCAGCTGCGGCGGCGCTGATGCTCGGCGGGGACGAGAGCCACAAGTTCATGGGCCGGTCTAGAATGGAAAGGAGTGACTTTTCCGGCATGGTGAATCCAGGATCGAGGCAGATCTACTTGACCTTCCCGGCCGACAGCACCTTCCGAGAAGAAGATGTCTCGAACTATTTCAG TATTTATGGGCCAGTTCAAGACGTAAGAATTCCATACCAGCAGAAGAGGATGTTTGGGTTCGTAACCTTCGTCTACCCGGAGACAGTGAAGCTGATCCTGGCCAAGGGGAACCCCCACTTCGTGTGCGACGCCCGGGTCCTCGTCAAGCCCTACAAGGAGAAGGGAAAGGTCCCCGACAA gaagcagcagcagcaggccGAGAGGGGGGATTTCTCTGGCTGTACTACCCCTACTGGCCTCGACTCCAGAGACCCCTACGACCTGCAGCAGCTCG TGGATTGGAGAGCAGGAGCAAGGATGCTGTACAGCGGCAACAGCACCCCGGAGTTGTTGCTGAGGAGGAAGCTAGAAGTGCAGCAGCAAGAGGCGGAGCTGCAGCAGGCCATTGAGCTCCAACACAGGCGATTCATGGGCCTCCAGCTCCTCGATCTGAAAACCCGCAGTCTCTCCTCCTCCATGGCCACCTCCACCATTTCCACTCCTCCAACCATCGCCATTCCTTCTCTGGATTCCAGGAGCAATGGTGGAAGCCAGGAAGACTCGCCATCCGAAG ACAGCAAGAGCTCCAGCACCACGCCTGGCGCGGCACCCGGCCTCAAGCGAAACAGCTCTTCCCATGGGCTGCTTCGCCAGACGCCAGTCGACCCTGCCCATAAGGAGGAATCTTCCGGTGAGGCGAACCCCAAAGACGATGGCGATTTCCAAGAAAG CGCTGAGCATAACCTGCCGGATAGTCCCTTTGCTTCGCCAACCAGGTCTTCGTTTACGCTCGACTCCGCCGTCGGCGAAGCTGATATCGCGGCGGCCTCCGCCGCTGCTACGGCTTCCTGCAATGGCACCAACGGCAGCAGCAACAGCCATCTCATGACCTCCACGCTGCTGCCGACTACTTCTACACTGGACATGACCTCCTTCAAGTCTTGCTTCTTTCAGATGCCCAG GTTCTCGTCCGGTCGTGGAGCGATCGGAATGTAA
- the LOC103709690 gene encoding zinc finger CCCH domain-containing protein 53-like isoform X3 — MDAYEATRIVFSRIQNLDPENAAKIMGLLLIQDHGEKEMIRLAFGPEALVHSVVLKARKDLGLLPSSTATAASPCSFLLARQNSSSRLGLAPLSPLSISSPSSWAPPPVFSRINSNGSALNGSADDVVQNPTDELVSPSNPAAASPFYAGADLIDEFQLHDQLSFLNDVHASSHIPIGPKSVPAGGDLFYPDVDRSPSGDGNGMLFPYGVGWGANGHHRRICSVTDLCFGADPAGAGFGWKPCLYFARGYCKNGSACRFLHGLPDDAATAAAAMAGGNKMDAVVEQQCQELLLRSKSQRLGGASQLTASAFPYSPTGSVPPSPSSSKCLNFFLQQQQSESQRAAAAAALMLGGDESHKFMGRSRMERSDFSGMVNPGSRQIYLTFPADSTFREEDVSNYFSIYGPVQDVRIPYQQKRMFGFVTFVYPETVKLILAKGNPHFVCDARVLVKPYKEKGKVPDKYRKQQQQAERGDFSGCTTPTGLDSRDPYDLQQLVDWRAGARMLYSGNSTPELLLRRKLEVQQQEAELQQAIELQHRRFMGLQLLDLKTRSLSSSMATSTISTPPTIAIPSLDSRSNGGSQEDSPSEDSKSSSTTPGAAPGLKRNSSSHGLLRQTPVDPAHKEESSGEANPKDDGDFQESAEHNLPDSPFASPTRSSFTLDSAVGEADIAAASAAATASCNGTNGSSNSHLMTSTLLPTTSTLDMTSFKSCFFQMPRFSSGRGAIGM, encoded by the exons ATGGACGCCTACGAGGCGACGAGGATCGTGTTCTCGAGGATTCAGAACCTGGACCCGGAGAACGCTGCCAAGATCATGGGGCTTCTTTTGATCCAGGACCACGGCGAGAAGGAGATGATCCGCCTCGCCTTCGGCCCCGAGGCCCTCGTCCACTCGGTCGTCCTCAAGGCCCGCAAGGACCTcggcctcctcccctcctcCACCGCCACCGCCGCCTCCCCGTGCTCCTTCCTCCTCGCCCGCCAGAACTCCTCCTCCCGCCTCGGCCTCGCTCCTCTGTCGCCGCTCTCGatatcctccccctcctcctgggCTCCGCCCCCCGTCTTCTCCCGGATCAACAGCAACGGCAGCGCTCTCAACGGCTCCGCGGACGACGTCGTCCAGAACCCCACAGACGAGCTCGTGAGCCCAAGCAATCCGGCTGCCGCCTCCCCGTTCTACGCCGGGGCTGACCTCATCGACGAGTTCCAGCTCCACGACCAGCTCTCCTTCCTCAACGACGTCCACGCCTCCTCCCACATCCCCATCGGGCCCAAGTCCGTCCCCGCCGGCGGCGACCTCTTCTACCCGGACGTCGACCGGAGCCCGAGCGGCGACGGGAACGGGATGCTCTTCCCCTATGGCGTTGGCTGGGGAGCCAACGGCCATCACCGCCGGATCTGCTCCGTCACCGACCTCTGCTTCGGCGCCGACCCCGCTGGCGCCGGTTTCGGGTGGAAGCCCTGCCTCTACTTCGCACGGGGCTACTGCAAGAACGGCAGCGCCTGCCGGTTCCTCCACGGCCTTCCCGACGACGCCgccacggcggcggcggcgatggcTGGAGGTAATAAAATGGACGCCGTGGTCGAACAGCAGTGCCAGGAGCTGCTGCTGAGGTCAAAGAGCCAGAGACTGGGCGGCGCCTCCCAGCTCACGGCCTCCGCCTTTCCCTACTCCCCCACCGGCTCCGTCCCGCCGTCTCCCTCGTCGAGCAAATGCCTCAACTTCTTCTTACAGCAGCAGCAGAGTGAGAGCCAAAG GGCGGCAGCTGCGGCGGCGCTGATGCTCGGCGGGGACGAGAGCCACAAGTTCATGGGCCGGTCTAGAATGGAAAGGAGTGACTTTTCCGGCATGGTGAATCCAGGATCGAGGCAGATCTACTTGACCTTCCCGGCCGACAGCACCTTCCGAGAAGAAGATGTCTCGAACTATTTCAG TATTTATGGGCCAGTTCAAGACGTAAGAATTCCATACCAGCAGAAGAGGATGTTTGGGTTCGTAACCTTCGTCTACCCGGAGACAGTGAAGCTGATCCTGGCCAAGGGGAACCCCCACTTCGTGTGCGACGCCCGGGTCCTCGTCAAGCCCTACAAGGAGAAGGGAAAGGTCCCCGACAAGTACAG gaagcagcagcagcaggccGAGAGGGGGGATTTCTCTGGCTGTACTACCCCTACTGGCCTCGACTCCAGAGACCCCTACGACCTGCAGCAGCTCG TGGATTGGAGAGCAGGAGCAAGGATGCTGTACAGCGGCAACAGCACCCCGGAGTTGTTGCTGAGGAGGAAGCTAGAAGTGCAGCAGCAAGAGGCGGAGCTGCAGCAGGCCATTGAGCTCCAACACAGGCGATTCATGGGCCTCCAGCTCCTCGATCTGAAAACCCGCAGTCTCTCCTCCTCCATGGCCACCTCCACCATTTCCACTCCTCCAACCATCGCCATTCCTTCTCTGGATTCCAGGAGCAATGGTGGAAGCCAGGAAGACTCGCCATCCGAAG ACAGCAAGAGCTCCAGCACCACGCCTGGCGCGGCACCCGGCCTCAAGCGAAACAGCTCTTCCCATGGGCTGCTTCGCCAGACGCCAGTCGACCCTGCCCATAAGGAGGAATCTTCCGGTGAGGCGAACCCCAAAGACGATGGCGATTTCCAAGAAAG CGCTGAGCATAACCTGCCGGATAGTCCCTTTGCTTCGCCAACCAGGTCTTCGTTTACGCTCGACTCCGCCGTCGGCGAAGCTGATATCGCGGCGGCCTCCGCCGCTGCTACGGCTTCCTGCAATGGCACCAACGGCAGCAGCAACAGCCATCTCATGACCTCCACGCTGCTGCCGACTACTTCTACACTGGACATGACCTCCTTCAAGTCTTGCTTCTTTCAGATGCCCAG GTTCTCGTCCGGTCGTGGAGCGATCGGAATGTAA